A portion of the Staphylococcus felis genome contains these proteins:
- a CDS encoding peptide chain release factor 3 — protein sequence MSIKKEVESRKTFAIISHPDAGKTTLTEKLLYFSGAIREAGTVKGKKTGKFATSDWMKVEQERGISVTSSVMQFDYDHYKINILDTPGHEDFSEDTYRTLMAVDSAVMVIDCAKGIEPQTLKLFKVCKMRGIPIFTFINKLDRVGKEPFELLDEIESTLGIETYPMNWPVGMGQNFFGIIDRKSRTIEPFRDEENILHINEDFELEESHPISNDSAFEQAIEELMLVEEAGESFDKDALMRGDLTPVFFGSALANFGVQNFLNAYVDFAPMPHSRQTEEEIEVSPFDESFSGFIFKIQANMDPRHRDRIAFMRVVSGAFERGMNVKLQRTGKSQKITRSTSFMADDKETVNHAVSGDIIGLYDTGNYQIGDTLVGGTQKFNFKALPQFTPEIFMKVSPKNVMKQKHFHKGIEQLVQEGAIQFYKSPHTNQIILGAVGQLQFEVFEHRMKNEYNVDVIMEPIGKKIARWIENEEDIQEKMNTSRSILVHDRYDNKVFLFENDFATRWFEEKFPDIHLYSLL from the coding sequence ATGAGTATTAAAAAAGAAGTCGAATCTCGAAAAACTTTTGCGATTATTTCCCATCCAGATGCAGGAAAAACGACATTGACTGAAAAGTTACTGTACTTTAGTGGTGCAATTAGAGAAGCGGGTACAGTTAAAGGTAAAAAAACAGGTAAATTTGCGACAAGTGACTGGATGAAAGTCGAACAAGAACGTGGTATTTCTGTGACAAGTTCAGTCATGCAATTTGACTATGATCATTATAAAATTAATATTTTAGATACACCAGGACATGAGGATTTCTCTGAAGATACATATCGTACGTTAATGGCTGTTGATAGTGCGGTCATGGTGATTGACTGTGCTAAAGGGATTGAGCCTCAAACGCTCAAGTTATTTAAAGTTTGTAAAATGAGAGGCATTCCTATTTTTACATTCATTAACAAATTAGACCGTGTTGGTAAAGAACCGTTTGAATTACTTGACGAGATAGAATCTACACTTGGAATTGAAACGTATCCTATGAATTGGCCTGTCGGTATGGGACAAAACTTCTTTGGAATTATTGATCGTAAGTCACGTACAATCGAGCCATTTCGTGATGAAGAAAATATATTACACATTAATGAAGACTTTGAGCTAGAGGAATCACACCCTATTTCAAATGATAGTGCGTTTGAGCAAGCAATTGAAGAATTGATGCTTGTTGAAGAAGCAGGAGAAAGTTTTGATAAGGACGCATTGATGCGTGGCGATTTGACACCTGTCTTTTTCGGATCTGCGCTGGCAAACTTTGGTGTACAAAACTTCTTGAATGCATATGTTGACTTTGCGCCAATGCCACACTCTCGTCAAACTGAGGAAGAAATCGAAGTGAGTCCATTTGATGAATCATTTTCAGGATTCATCTTTAAAATACAAGCAAATATGGACCCAAGACACCGCGATCGCATCGCGTTTATGCGTGTCGTAAGTGGTGCATTTGAACGCGGTATGAATGTTAAATTGCAACGGACAGGTAAAAGTCAAAAAATCACAAGGTCGACAAGCTTTATGGCTGATGATAAAGAAACGGTGAACCATGCGGTCAGTGGAGATATCATTGGCTTATATGATACAGGCAATTATCAAATTGGAGACACGTTAGTCGGTGGGACACAAAAATTTAACTTCAAAGCATTACCACAATTCACACCTGAAATTTTTATGAAAGTATCTCCTAAAAATGTGATGAAACAAAAACATTTTCATAAGGGGATTGAACAATTAGTTCAAGAAGGAGCGATTCAATTTTATAAGTCTCCACATACCAATCAAATTATTTTAGGTGCTGTCGGCCAATTGCAATTTGAAGTGTTCGAACATCGAATGAAAAATGAATATAACGTGGATGTTATTATGGAGCCAATCGGTAAAAAAATTGCACGTTGGATTGAAAATGAGGAAGATATTCAAGAGAAAATGAATACGAGTCGTTCGATACTCGTTCATGATCGTTACGACAATAAAGTCTTCTTATTTGAAAATGACTTTGCGACGCGTTGGTTTGAAGAGAAGTTTCCAGATATTCATTTATACAGTTTATTGTAA
- a CDS encoding TerC family protein, translated as MDPSLILSYGWVVLVLVFLEGLLAADNAIVMAVMVKHLPPKQRKKALFYGLLGAFVFRFLALFLISILANFWWIQALGALYLLYMSAKNLYSFFKHKDEAHEYPDNDDHHFDESGVEKEVSAKEFWGTVAKVEFADIAFAIDSMLAALAIAVTLPAVGVHFGGMDLGQFLVMLTGGLIGVILMRFAATFFVELLNKYPGLEVAAFAIVGWVGIKLIVLVLAHDDIGLIPHEFPHSATWQIIFWVVMIGLVVAGWFTSVVRNKKDQSKL; from the coding sequence ATGGATCCAAGTTTAATCTTATCCTATGGTTGGGTTGTTTTAGTGCTAGTATTCTTAGAAGGTTTACTCGCAGCTGACAATGCAATCGTTATGGCTGTAATGGTCAAACATTTACCGCCTAAACAACGTAAGAAAGCGTTGTTTTATGGCTTGCTAGGTGCTTTTGTTTTTCGTTTTCTAGCGTTATTTTTAATTAGTATTTTAGCGAACTTCTGGTGGATTCAAGCTTTAGGTGCGCTCTATTTGCTATACATGTCTGCTAAAAACTTATATAGCTTTTTTAAACATAAGGATGAAGCACATGAGTACCCTGATAACGATGACCATCACTTTGATGAGTCTGGTGTTGAAAAAGAAGTCAGTGCAAAAGAATTTTGGGGTACTGTCGCAAAAGTTGAATTTGCTGATATAGCTTTTGCCATTGATTCGATGTTAGCAGCTTTAGCGATTGCGGTAACTTTACCGGCAGTTGGCGTCCATTTTGGTGGTATGGATTTAGGTCAATTTTTAGTCATGTTAACAGGTGGCTTAATCGGTGTTATTCTCATGCGTTTTGCTGCAACGTTCTTTGTAGAGCTATTGAATAAATATCCAGGTCTAGAAGTTGCGGCATTTGCTATTGTGGGATGGGTAGGTATTAAGTTAATAGTCTTAGTACTCGCTCATGACGATATCGGACTGATTCCACATGAATTCCCTCATTCAGCAACATGGCAAATTATCTTCTGGGTCGTTATGATTGGCTTAGTTGTAGCAGGATGGTTTACATCTGTAGTGCGTAACAAAAAAGATCAATCTAAACTATAA
- a CDS encoding trypsin-like peptidase domain-containing protein, producing the protein MKNDEKHVIPRRKYKRQRREFFHNEEREQRIKEQEQANALKAQKEKEQMKNNEERVKDNLRKARVEKITHEDYDKSHSSQKIESNDLKAQAKSSTEQALNTEEAQKQQNLYKQQAKNIQKAHSPHHQDTNASSEKYTDGASREENQAESSNSIHHYSTRKDWTEKVTAFISKEWAKILVVLAVILIIILLFAIFNNVNKSGHDTDESVQAQNKTVTSTMKNAKAATHSVVSIENNHIQTPPDTVGDVEAQSQIENESGSGVVYKKVDDILYVLTNAHVVGDREEHELTYGQNRTVKGKVIGKDKWSDLAVIKVEAPKNHFLKPLPIGDSKQLILGEPIIVVGNPLSIDFQNTVGEGIVSGLNRNVPVDIDKDNQYDMLMHAFQVDAPINPGDSGGAIIDQNGNLIGIASLKISMPNVENMAFGIPINDAIKVADTLEEKGKIDYPNTSIKLENVEELTSATRQKFNTSNDIQQGVMVKEISKDSPTQHSGLKVGDVIIAVDGKSVQNTLEYRQKIFQHTDEKKAFKLKVSREGEVKEISFKLKS; encoded by the coding sequence ATGAAGAATGATGAAAAGCATGTGATTCCACGACGTAAATATAAAAGACAGCGCCGTGAATTTTTCCATAATGAGGAGCGCGAGCAGCGAATCAAAGAACAAGAACAAGCAAACGCATTAAAAGCACAAAAAGAAAAAGAGCAGATGAAAAATAATGAAGAACGTGTGAAAGATAATTTGAGGAAAGCACGTGTTGAAAAAATCACACACGAAGATTACGATAAATCACATTCTTCTCAAAAAATAGAATCCAATGATTTAAAAGCTCAAGCAAAATCATCGACTGAGCAAGCTCTTAATACAGAAGAGGCTCAAAAACAACAAAATCTCTATAAGCAACAAGCTAAAAATATTCAAAAAGCGCATAGTCCACATCATCAAGATACGAATGCCTCATCAGAAAAATATACAGATGGAGCGAGTCGTGAAGAGAATCAAGCAGAATCATCGAATTCAATTCATCACTATTCGACTCGAAAAGATTGGACTGAGAAAGTGACAGCGTTTATTTCTAAAGAATGGGCTAAAATACTTGTCGTTTTGGCTGTGATTTTAATCATTATATTACTTTTTGCTATTTTTAATAATGTCAATAAAAGTGGCCATGATACAGACGAATCCGTACAAGCTCAAAATAAAACAGTGACAAGTACGATGAAAAATGCAAAGGCAGCTACACACTCGGTCGTTTCAATCGAAAACAATCATATTCAAACACCTCCTGATACAGTTGGAGATGTTGAGGCGCAATCCCAAATAGAAAATGAAAGTGGGTCAGGTGTCGTCTACAAAAAAGTAGACGACATTCTTTATGTATTAACGAATGCACATGTTGTTGGAGATAGAGAAGAGCATGAATTAACATATGGTCAAAATCGGACTGTTAAAGGGAAAGTCATCGGAAAAGATAAATGGAGTGACTTAGCTGTCATAAAGGTTGAAGCCCCTAAAAATCACTTCTTAAAACCACTCCCAATTGGGGATTCGAAACAACTTATCTTAGGAGAGCCTATTATCGTTGTTGGAAACCCGTTGAGTATTGATTTTCAAAATACAGTAGGTGAAGGAATTGTTTCTGGATTAAATCGTAACGTTCCTGTTGATATTGATAAAGATAATCAGTATGATATGTTAATGCATGCATTTCAAGTAGATGCCCCAATTAACCCGGGAGATTCGGGTGGAGCGATTATAGATCAAAATGGAAATTTAATCGGCATTGCATCGCTGAAAATTAGTATGCCAAATGTAGAGAATATGGCGTTTGGAATTCCAATTAATGATGCAATCAAAGTAGCGGATACATTAGAAGAAAAAGGGAAAATTGACTATCCTAATACATCAATTAAACTTGAAAATGTTGAAGAGTTAACTAGCGCTACACGTCAAAAATTTAATACTAGCAATGACATACAACAAGGTGTGATGGTGAAAGAAATCAGCAAAGACAGCCCGACACAGCACAGTGGATTAAAAGTTGGGGATGTTATTATAGCCGTAGATGGCAAATCGGTTCAAAACACATTAGAATATAGACAGAAAATATTTCAACATACTGATGAAAAGAAAGCATTTAAATTAAAAGTATCAAGAGAAGGTGAGGTTAAAGAAATCTCATTCAAATTGAAATCATGA
- a CDS encoding TrkH family potassium uptake protein, whose translation MSIVKQLLKKSSPQQGIVMYYIVAIIGAFLLLNLPGIHKSGVSVKPIDTLFVAVSGVSVTGLTPVNISETYNAFGYIIILIILNIGGIGVMAIGTLLWVVLGKRIGIRERQLIMLDNNRDSMSGTVKLILDIVRTILAIEVVGALFLTFYFYQDLHDMKDAILQGVFVSISATTNGGLDITGESLIPYANDYFVQTIVMFLIVLGSIGFPVLLEIKAYIKNRIPNFRFTLFTKVTTVTYLAILIIGTVGILFIEGQGVFANQSWHKTLFYGMFQSVTTRSAGLQTFDVSQFSDATNLFMGALMFIGSSPSSVGGGIRTTTFAILVLFVINYKPNAERSAIKVFNREIHSQDLQRSFAVFTIAILLVFLGTFIIMINEGSTVPFIQIYFEVMSAFGTCGLSTGITSDLTPVSKCVLMVLMFIGRVGLISFIIMISGNREPAKYHYPKESIQIG comes from the coding sequence TTGTCGATTGTTAAGCAATTATTAAAGAAGTCAAGCCCACAACAAGGTATAGTGATGTACTATATTGTAGCGATTATCGGTGCATTTTTATTATTAAATTTACCAGGGATACATAAGTCGGGTGTTTCAGTAAAGCCTATTGATACATTGTTTGTAGCAGTCTCTGGCGTCAGCGTAACAGGGTTAACACCTGTAAATATTTCTGAAACGTATAACGCATTCGGATATATTATTATTCTCATCATATTGAATATTGGTGGTATCGGTGTGATGGCGATAGGGACGTTACTTTGGGTTGTCTTAGGTAAGCGAATTGGCATTAGAGAAAGACAATTGATTATGCTAGATAATAATAGAGATTCGATGAGTGGAACGGTCAAGTTAATTTTGGATATTGTGCGTACGATTTTAGCGATTGAAGTTGTGGGTGCACTGTTTCTAACTTTTTATTTTTATCAAGACTTACACGATATGAAAGATGCTATTTTGCAAGGTGTTTTCGTATCCATTTCAGCCACTACAAATGGAGGTCTTGATATTACTGGAGAATCACTCATTCCATATGCAAATGATTACTTTGTTCAAACGATTGTCATGTTTTTAATTGTGCTGGGGTCGATTGGATTTCCAGTGCTATTAGAAATTAAAGCTTATATCAAAAATCGAATTCCTAACTTTAGATTTACATTATTCACTAAAGTAACAACCGTCACGTATCTTGCTATTTTAATTATTGGAACAGTAGGGATTTTATTTATCGAAGGACAAGGTGTTTTTGCCAATCAATCGTGGCATAAGACATTATTCTACGGCATGTTTCAATCTGTGACGACTAGAAGTGCTGGATTACAAACGTTTGATGTGTCCCAATTTTCAGATGCAACGAATTTATTTATGGGTGCGTTAATGTTTATTGGATCGTCGCCAAGTTCTGTTGGTGGTGGTATACGTACAACAACTTTTGCAATTCTTGTACTTTTTGTGATCAACTACAAACCGAATGCGGAAAGATCAGCGATTAAAGTTTTTAATCGAGAAATTCATTCTCAAGATTTGCAACGTTCTTTTGCTGTATTTACAATCGCCATTTTATTGGTCTTTTTAGGGACTTTCATTATTATGATTAATGAAGGTTCAACTGTACCGTTTATTCAAATATACTTTGAAGTGATGTCTGCTTTTGGAACATGTGGATTATCGACAGGTATTACATCCGACTTGACCCCTGTCTCTAAATGTGTACTGATGGTGCTTATGTTTATAGGACGTGTCGGACTGATATCATTTATTATTATGATAAGTGGTAACCGTGAACCTGCTAAATATCATTATCCAAAAGAGAGTATACAAATTGGTTAG
- a CDS encoding bifunctional metallophosphatase/5'-nucleotidase codes for MVQHDNIHIHILATSDMHSHVLNETNGPNIYRAGTYIEYIRNQYQNVLLLDNGSSLAGSITAFYYAVIAPYKRHPMIKLMNEMEYDASGLSANEFKFGLNFLNRSIALARFPWLSANIEYAMTKEPYFSTPYMIKNIEGVSIAVVGLTSEGLMRNEHIEMESDVSIERATLSAKRWIRYIYEKEEPDFLIVLYHGCLSKISRGAEMEDMNQAEEIINQVGIADLLITGHQHETTVEHDGQTLFVQAGQNAEKIVHVEAIFKKRRNSYELLDLKPEIVELSDYEEHPKLLEMTHYDRKAIRNWKNECITDEYIQASFDTLHEVLSKPHPFTQLLHANLAQATQLDITCVHIPLPNSKGLKGPLKNKTIYQAYPHPDKPIDVTLTGSQIKALIEASVAHLEVVNKELTIQNMDPTLYLFWNGFDYTIDLSRPIYERVTQIGLRQDYSYRIAMTDYSYRHYRYLLQDVAIHQCYQQSIPELISNYLSKHIHCPELKHTMTVKGYEI; via the coding sequence ATGGTACAACATGATAATATACATATCCATATATTAGCAACATCTGATATGCATAGTCATGTACTGAACGAAACGAATGGCCCTAATATTTACCGGGCTGGAACATATATTGAGTACATTCGAAATCAATATCAAAATGTGCTTTTATTAGACAATGGCAGTAGTTTGGCCGGCAGCATCACCGCGTTTTATTATGCCGTTATAGCACCATACAAACGGCATCCAATGATTAAGCTAATGAATGAAATGGAGTACGATGCAAGTGGATTAAGTGCTAATGAGTTTAAATTTGGTCTAAATTTTTTGAATCGTTCTATTGCATTAGCTCGTTTTCCTTGGCTATCTGCTAATATTGAGTATGCTATGACGAAAGAGCCTTATTTTTCTACACCGTATATGATTAAAAATATTGAAGGTGTTAGTATTGCAGTTGTAGGATTAACATCTGAAGGGCTAATGCGAAATGAACATATTGAAATGGAAAGTGATGTTTCAATCGAAAGAGCAACACTTTCAGCGAAGCGGTGGATACGATATATATACGAAAAAGAAGAACCGGATTTTTTAATTGTGCTATATCACGGTTGTTTGTCAAAGATAAGCCGTGGGGCGGAAATGGAGGACATGAATCAGGCTGAAGAAATTATCAATCAAGTAGGTATAGCAGACTTGTTAATCACAGGACATCAACACGAAACAACAGTAGAGCATGATGGGCAAACATTATTTGTACAAGCTGGGCAAAATGCTGAAAAGATTGTCCATGTCGAAGCGATATTCAAAAAGCGTCGAAATAGCTATGAATTACTTGATTTGAAGCCTGAGATTGTGGAACTATCTGATTATGAAGAACATCCAAAATTACTTGAGATGACACATTATGATAGAAAAGCCATACGTAATTGGAAAAATGAATGTATCACTGATGAATACATTCAGGCGAGCTTTGACACATTACATGAAGTTTTATCGAAGCCACATCCGTTTACGCAATTGTTACACGCCAATTTAGCACAGGCGACACAGCTGGATATTACGTGTGTGCATATTCCTTTGCCAAATTCAAAAGGATTAAAGGGACCATTAAAAAATAAAACCATTTATCAAGCATACCCACACCCAGATAAACCCATTGATGTTACTTTAACTGGGAGTCAAATTAAAGCTTTAATTGAAGCAAGCGTAGCCCATCTCGAAGTCGTGAATAAGGAACTGACTATACAAAATATGGATCCTACCCTTTATTTATTTTGGAATGGGTTTGATTATACGATTGATTTATCTAGACCGATATATGAGCGAGTGACACAAATAGGCTTGCGACAAGACTATAGTTATCGTATCGCGATGACAGATTACAGTTACCGTCATTATCGTTATCTATTACAAGACGTTGCGATACATCAATGCTATCAACAATCAATACCTGAATTAATTTCAAATTATCTATCTAAGCATATACATTGTCCTGAACTGAAACATACTATGACAGTCAAAGGGTACGAAATATAA
- a CDS encoding CPBP family glutamic-type intramembrane protease, whose translation MKKMNKPLLWFILSFIAFHIILLIMWGEHGVYWQLYTGIMLIAAISYVFYQRDLTSKRLLTSIAIGLGTGVALVLVQVIFTLLTSDITYPSLIKQLSRTGVYFKWQMLVTLLIVMPCHELYIRTILQKQLTSITHKPWIGIIVSALLSSSFFIYLDRWWIVIFIFICQIILGLSYAYTRRIITTSVAQIVAVVILLIFHG comes from the coding sequence ATGAAAAAGATGAACAAGCCACTTTTATGGTTTATTTTAAGTTTTATAGCTTTTCATATCATTTTACTTATTATGTGGGGTGAACATGGTGTTTATTGGCAATTATACACTGGTATTATGCTTATCGCTGCAATTAGTTATGTCTTTTACCAAAGAGACCTCACGTCTAAACGTTTACTCACATCAATTGCAATAGGTCTAGGAACGGGCGTTGCACTTGTACTCGTCCAAGTTATATTCACATTGCTTACAAGTGATATAACGTATCCATCCCTAATCAAACAACTCTCACGAACTGGTGTATACTTTAAGTGGCAAATGTTAGTCACTTTACTCATTGTGATGCCATGTCACGAGTTATATATTCGCACAATTTTACAAAAACAGTTGACTTCCATTACTCATAAACCATGGATTGGTATTATTGTAAGTGCATTATTATCAAGTTCATTTTTTATCTATCTTGATCGTTGGTGGATTGTCATATTTATTTTTATTTGTCAAATTATTTTAGGATTGAGTTATGCGTATACACGTCGTATTATTACCACTTCAGTTGCACAAATTGTTGCAGTTGTTATCTTGTTAATTTTTCACGGCTAA
- a CDS encoding YkvS family protein gives MTIAEIGDIVEFHDGIRGKVEKINDNSVIVDLTIMENFNSLDLPEKTVINHKRYKIVEQKG, from the coding sequence ATGACAATAGCTGAAATAGGAGATATCGTAGAATTTCATGATGGTATACGTGGTAAAGTTGAAAAAATTAATGACAATTCTGTCATTGTAGATTTAACTATTATGGAAAACTTTAATAGTTTAGATCTGCCAGAAAAAACTGTTATTAATCACAAGCGCTATAAAATTGTGGAACAAAAAGGATAA
- a CDS encoding lipoate--protein ligase — MKFIDNNNNNDPTLNLAMEEYVLKNMPMDDGESYFLFYINRPSIIVGKNQNTIEEVHQSYIDEHGIDVVRRISGGGAVYHDFGNLNFSFVTKDDGESFHNFKKFTEPIVKALNQLGVEAELSGRNDIQVGQAKISGNAMVKVKDRMFSHGTLMLNSELDEVQNALRVNPAKIQSKGIKSVRKRVANIQEFLDMPMDIETFKKIILKQIFGDKEVEVYQLTDEDWQRIEKLSNDKYRTWDWNYGKNPKYNFEREQKFDKGFVQIKLDVKKGRIQHAKIFGDFFGEGDVTEIERALENVLHQKESIQKALKDFDLYHYFGDIDRASIISLLV; from the coding sequence ATGAAATTTATTGATAATAATAACAACAATGATCCAACACTGAATCTAGCAATGGAAGAGTATGTACTCAAAAATATGCCAATGGATGATGGTGAAAGCTATTTTCTATTTTATATCAATAGACCCTCTATCATTGTAGGAAAAAACCAAAATACGATAGAAGAGGTGCATCAATCGTATATTGATGAGCATGGTATCGATGTTGTGAGACGTATTTCTGGAGGAGGAGCCGTTTATCATGATTTCGGTAATTTGAATTTCAGTTTTGTGACTAAGGACGATGGAGAGAGTTTTCATAATTTCAAAAAATTTACTGAACCTATTGTGAAAGCATTAAATCAACTCGGAGTGGAAGCGGAATTATCTGGTCGAAATGATATTCAAGTCGGACAAGCCAAAATTTCAGGAAATGCGATGGTTAAAGTTAAAGATCGCATGTTTAGTCATGGGACTTTAATGTTGAACAGTGAGTTAGATGAAGTTCAAAATGCATTACGTGTTAATCCAGCTAAAATACAATCAAAAGGAATCAAATCTGTCAGAAAACGTGTCGCAAATATCCAAGAGTTTTTAGATATGCCAATGGATATTGAAACATTCAAAAAAATCATCCTCAAACAAATATTTGGGGATAAAGAAGTAGAAGTTTATCAATTAACTGATGAAGATTGGCAGCGTATTGAAAAATTAAGTAATGACAAATATCGAACATGGGATTGGAATTATGGAAAAAATCCTAAATATAATTTTGAGCGTGAGCAAAAATTTGACAAAGGTTTCGTTCAAATTAAATTAGATGTCAAAAAAGGACGCATTCAACATGCTAAAATTTTTGGCGACTTCTTTGGAGAAGGTGATGTAACGGAAATTGAGCGAGCATTAGAAAATGTTTTACACCAAAAAGAGTCCATTCAAAAAGCTTTAAAAGATTTTGATTTATATCATTACTTTGGAGATATTGATAGAGCGTCAATTATTAGTCTACTCGTGTAA
- a CDS encoding IDEAL domain-containing protein, with protein sequence MKHQTNLKSTLPTNPMQIVNQLGAEMIIEEALKNQRKLELEALIDQALMNKNEQAFQMYTDEYLKLEVQDVD encoded by the coding sequence ATGAAACATCAGACAAATTTGAAAAGCACTCTTCCAACTAACCCTATGCAAATTGTCAATCAGTTAGGTGCTGAAATGATTATTGAAGAAGCATTAAAAAACCAACGTAAACTTGAATTAGAAGCACTAATCGATCAAGCCTTAATGAACAAGAATGAACAGGCTTTCCAAATGTACACAGACGAATATCTGAAATTGGAGGTTCAAGACGTTGATTAA
- a CDS encoding competence protein ComK, with protein MSHQIKCKRSIKSSDMLLRPIKQENNHFITEIWEFDGNKTLIELPVQKVIDWSCRFYGDSYINRKNQTKYISGIANKSPILLTPIFSLYFFPTHSDRVPENCWINPFYVDKIKPLKGTRCKIIFVNDQSIILNVSYHSLKHQMLNCAYLHFLMHRELAIKTGDPEKPIDYEKSNFKIFETLAQYALIERAKNAKLDKEYERNYLSSNKMFF; from the coding sequence ATGTCGCATCAGATAAAATGTAAAAGATCTATAAAGTCATCAGACATGCTTCTACGTCCTATTAAACAAGAAAACAATCATTTTATAACGGAGATCTGGGAATTTGATGGAAATAAAACGCTTATCGAATTGCCAGTTCAAAAAGTGATTGATTGGAGTTGTAGATTTTACGGTGATTCCTATATTAACCGGAAGAACCAAACAAAATATATAAGTGGAATAGCGAATAAATCTCCTATCTTACTGACTCCAATTTTTTCACTCTACTTTTTCCCTACGCATTCGGATAGAGTCCCAGAAAATTGCTGGATTAATCCCTTTTATGTGGACAAGATTAAGCCACTTAAAGGGACGCGATGTAAAATAATATTTGTGAATGATCAATCAATTATACTAAATGTGTCATATCATAGTTTGAAGCATCAAATGTTAAATTGTGCTTATTTACATTTTTTAATGCATCGTGAACTAGCAATTAAAACTGGGGACCCTGAAAAACCAATTGACTATGAAAAGTCAAATTTTAAGATTTTTGAAACACTAGCACAATATGCTCTAATCGAGAGAGCTAAAAATGCAAAACTCGATAAAGAATATGAAAGAAATTATCTTTCATCAAACAAAATGTTTTTCTAA
- a CDS encoding Kiwa anti-phage protein KwaB-like domain-containing protein — protein MNEVENKSDYINDENSIIQKFLNNSNDITIEFYLLRILKNQNKVYETLELSLEDDVIEFLRNILSKNLNELIQNGKFSISSYNDEFHINDSLANIKLEENRELHEKFNKMKDSFSENGLTVKNAKFQAIKLVDQTKDKSCYVFYYQALKKTLTNKKLGFINSENYKLVNKDLIKIGGFFDFIIDENKVLYIHAPRPFEWAFDYEDHINKKRDENIKKILEKKIFLNDESEKLFKEEASKYLRSRAMATINENLILNLEKHFNERIKELELLKKERNNNLGIIDDLFNFIDFKEQKISITVDNKEKMNALFYLLQNKIVESFLTKEYKASIGYLEKGD, from the coding sequence ATGAATGAAGTGGAAAATAAATCAGATTATATTAATGATGAGAATTCAATAATACAAAAATTTTTAAATAATTCTAATGATATTACAATTGAATTTTACTTATTACGAATACTTAAAAATCAAAACAAAGTATATGAAACGCTAGAGTTATCTCTAGAAGACGATGTTATCGAATTTCTAAGAAATATATTATCGAAAAATTTAAATGAACTTATACAAAATGGCAAGTTTTCGATATCTTCTTATAATGATGAATTTCATATAAACGATTCATTAGCAAATATAAAGTTAGAAGAAAACAGAGAATTGCATGAAAAATTTAATAAAATGAAGGATAGTTTTTCTGAAAATGGTTTGACTGTAAAAAACGCCAAATTTCAAGCGATAAAATTGGTTGACCAAACAAAAGACAAGAGTTGCTATGTATTTTATTATCAAGCATTAAAGAAAACTTTAACTAATAAGAAATTAGGATTCATTAATTCTGAAAATTATAAATTAGTAAATAAAGATTTAATAAAGATAGGTGGTTTTTTTGACTTTATTATTGACGAAAATAAAGTACTATATATACATGCTCCAAGACCTTTTGAATGGGCGTTTGATTATGAAGATCATATAAATAAAAAAAGGGATGAAAATATTAAAAAGATACTAGAAAAGAAAATTTTTCTAAATGATGAAAGTGAAAAATTATTTAAAGAAGAAGCGAGTAAATATCTTAGATCAAGAGCTATGGCTACTATTAACGAAAATTTAATATTAAATTTAGAAAAGCATTTTAATGAGAGAATTAAAGAATTAGAACTATTAAAAAAAGAAAGAAATAATAATTTAGGGATTATAGATGACTTGTTCAATTTTATTGATTTTAAGGAACAGAAAATTAGTATAACAGTTGATAATAAAGAAAAAATGAACGCATTATTTTATTTATTACAAAATAAAATAGTTGAGTCTTTTTTGACAAAAGAATATAAAGCTAGCATCGGTTATTTAGAAAAAGGTGATTGA